One Microlunatus soli genomic window carries:
- the pyrH gene encoding UMP kinase, whose translation MTDGPTKAAGRAPYKRVLLKLSGEVFGGGRVGVDPDVIASVAKQIKAVSDLGVQVAIVVGGGNFFRGAELQQRGMERDRADYMGMLGTVMNCLALQDFCEKEGVQTRVQTAITMGQVAEPYIPRRAERHLEKGRVVIFGAGSGMPYFSTDTVAAQRALEIGAEVLLMGKQGVDGVYDSDPRQNPAAIKFDELTYDEFLARDLKVADATAISMARDYKLPMIFFGLDAAGSIEAVVAGEKIGTTVHA comes from the coding sequence ATGACCGACGGCCCGACGAAAGCAGCCGGGAGGGCGCCGTACAAGCGGGTCCTGCTGAAGCTCTCCGGTGAGGTGTTCGGCGGCGGCCGGGTCGGTGTCGACCCGGACGTGATCGCCAGCGTCGCCAAGCAGATCAAGGCGGTCAGCGACCTCGGCGTTCAGGTGGCGATCGTGGTCGGCGGCGGCAACTTCTTCCGCGGCGCCGAGTTGCAGCAGCGCGGGATGGAACGTGACCGCGCCGACTACATGGGCATGCTCGGAACGGTGATGAACTGCCTGGCGCTGCAGGACTTCTGTGAGAAGGAGGGCGTGCAGACCCGGGTGCAGACCGCGATCACCATGGGTCAGGTGGCCGAGCCCTACATCCCGCGGCGGGCCGAGCGGCATCTGGAGAAGGGCCGGGTGGTGATCTTCGGTGCCGGCTCGGGGATGCCGTACTTCTCCACCGACACCGTCGCCGCCCAGCGCGCGCTGGAGATCGGTGCCGAAGTGCTGTTGATGGGCAAGCAGGGGGTTGACGGCGTCTACGACTCCGACCCGCGGCAGAATCCCGCCGCCATCAAGTTCGACGAGCTGACCTACGACGAGTTCCTGGCCCGCGACCTCAAGGTCGCCGACGCGACCGCGATCAGCATGGCCCGGGACTACAAGCTTCCGATGATCTTCTTCGGCCTGGACGCCGCCGGCAGCATCGAGGCGGTTGTCGCAGGTGAGAAGATCGGTACCACGGTGCACGCCTGA
- a CDS encoding response regulator transcription factor: MATILIAEDEPRIAAFVEKGLRAAGHSSTIAETGPAALEQASSGQFDLMILDIGLPQMDGFSVLEAIRGQGSRLPVIILTARDSVTDTVAGLEGGADDYMAKPFRFEELLARVRIRLRDQNANGGVVLSAGDLSLDLRTRIVDVDDDRVELSSREFALLETFLRHPGQVLSREQLLSQVWGYEFDPGSNVVDVYVRYLRNKVGAGRILTVRGAGYRLAV, translated from the coding sequence ATGGCCACGATCTTGATCGCCGAGGACGAACCGCGGATCGCGGCCTTCGTGGAGAAGGGTTTGCGCGCCGCCGGGCACAGTTCGACGATCGCCGAAACCGGTCCGGCGGCTCTGGAACAGGCCAGCAGCGGACAGTTCGATCTGATGATCCTGGACATCGGCCTGCCACAGATGGACGGATTCTCCGTGCTGGAAGCGATCCGCGGCCAAGGATCCCGGCTGCCGGTGATCATCCTGACCGCCCGCGACTCGGTCACCGACACCGTCGCCGGTCTGGAGGGCGGTGCCGATGACTACATGGCCAAACCGTTCCGGTTCGAGGAGTTGTTGGCCCGGGTCCGGATCAGGTTGCGGGATCAGAACGCCAACGGTGGCGTGGTGTTGTCCGCCGGCGACCTCAGCCTCGATCTGCGGACCCGGATCGTCGACGTCGACGACGACCGGGTGGAACTCTCCTCCCGGGAGTTCGCGTTGCTGGAGACCTTCCTGCGCCATCCGGGGCAGGTGCTCAGCCGCGAACAGCTGTTGTCCCAGGTCTGGGGATACGAGTTCGACCCGGGATCCAACGTCGTCGACGTGTACGTCCGCTACCTGCGGAACAAGGTCGGTGCCGGTCGGATCCTGACCGTCCGCGGAGCCGGCTACCGGCTGGCGGTCTGA
- the rpsB gene encoding 30S ribosomal protein S2 — MPVVTTRQLLESGVHFGHQTRRWNPKMKRFIFTERNGIYIIDLQQSLTYIDRAYAFVKETVGRGGQVLFVGTKKQAQEAIAEQATRVGMPYVNQRWLGGMLTNFQTVIKRVQRLKELEGIDYDDVAGSGLTKKELLGLRREKDKLEKTLGGIRDMGKTPQAVWIVDTKKEHLAVDEARKLHIPVIAILDTNCDPDEVDYAIPGNDDAIRSVSLLTRVLADAVADGLMARSGGQSGEQESSNEPMPDWERELLAQSPEEKTEATDPQAAALADAATPAAEAAATETPAAESADAPAARRAADAPAAETPAAEATRAADPAEGN, encoded by the coding sequence ATGCCGGTCGTCACCACCCGCCAGCTCCTGGAGAGCGGCGTCCACTTCGGTCACCAGACTCGCCGTTGGAACCCGAAGATGAAGCGATTCATCTTCACCGAGCGCAACGGCATCTACATCATCGATCTGCAGCAGTCGCTGACCTACATCGACCGCGCCTACGCCTTCGTCAAGGAGACCGTCGGCCGCGGTGGCCAGGTGCTGTTCGTCGGCACCAAGAAGCAGGCACAGGAAGCGATCGCCGAGCAGGCGACCCGGGTCGGGATGCCGTACGTCAACCAGCGCTGGCTGGGCGGCATGCTGACCAACTTCCAGACCGTCATCAAGCGGGTCCAGCGGCTCAAGGAGCTCGAGGGCATCGACTACGACGACGTCGCCGGTTCCGGGCTGACCAAGAAGGAACTCCTCGGTCTGCGTCGTGAGAAGGACAAGCTGGAGAAGACCCTCGGCGGCATCCGCGACATGGGCAAGACGCCGCAGGCGGTCTGGATCGTCGACACCAAGAAGGAGCACCTGGCCGTCGACGAGGCGCGCAAGCTGCACATCCCGGTGATCGCGATCCTGGACACCAACTGCGATCCCGACGAGGTCGACTACGCCATCCCGGGCAACGACGACGCGATCCGCTCGGTCTCGCTGCTCACCCGGGTGCTCGCCGACGCCGTCGCCGACGGTCTGATGGCGCGCTCCGGTGGACAGTCCGGCGAGCAGGAGTCCAGCAACGAGCCGATGCCCGACTGGGAGCGTGAACTGCTGGCACAGAGCCCGGAGGAGAAGACCGAGGCGACCGATCCGCAGGCTGCCGCGCTGGCCGATGCCGCCACCCCGGCCGCTGAGGCTGCTGCGACCGAGACCCCGGCCGCCGAGTCCGCAGACGCCCCGGCCGCCCGCCGTGCTGCCGACGCCCCGGCCGCCGAGACCCCGGCCGCCGAGGCCACGCGCGCGGCCGATCCGGCCGAAGGCAACTGA
- the tsf gene encoding translation elongation factor Ts: protein MATIAAADVKKLRDATGAGMMDAKKALTEADGDFEKAKDLLRVSGAAKAAKRGAERSADNGLVAAADGALIKLAAETDFVAKNGEFQSLADEIVKAVAAAKADGVEAGKAVTLSSGQTVADAVTGLAATIGEALELGGSAYVSGKSAVYLHRRDPDLPPQIGVLVEYEGDDEDAAKAVARQAAAMRPNYLNRDEVPADEVDRERRVAEEAAREQGKPEQAISKIVEGRVNSYFKDVVLLEQPSVTDPKSSVGKQLEAAGVTVTRFVRFEAGA, encoded by the coding sequence ATGGCAACTATTGCCGCAGCTGATGTGAAGAAGCTCCGGGACGCCACCGGCGCCGGAATGATGGATGCCAAGAAGGCACTCACCGAGGCCGACGGCGACTTCGAGAAGGCCAAGGACCTGCTCCGTGTCTCCGGCGCCGCCAAGGCCGCCAAGCGCGGTGCCGAGCGGTCGGCGGACAACGGTCTGGTGGCCGCGGCCGACGGCGCGCTGATCAAGCTCGCCGCCGAGACCGACTTCGTCGCCAAGAACGGCGAGTTCCAGTCGCTGGCCGACGAGATCGTCAAGGCGGTTGCCGCCGCCAAGGCCGACGGGGTGGAGGCAGGCAAGGCCGTCACGCTGTCCTCCGGACAGACCGTCGCCGACGCCGTGACCGGCCTGGCCGCGACGATCGGTGAGGCGCTCGAGCTCGGTGGATCGGCGTACGTGTCCGGCAAGAGCGCGGTCTACCTGCACCGCCGCGACCCCGACCTGCCCCCGCAGATCGGTGTCCTGGTGGAGTACGAGGGTGACGACGAGGACGCGGCCAAGGCCGTTGCCCGTCAGGCCGCCGCGATGCGCCCGAACTACCTCAACCGGGACGAGGTGCCGGCCGACGAGGTCGACCGGGAGCGTCGGGTCGCCGAGGAGGCCGCCCGTGAGCAGGGCAAGCCGGAGCAGGCGATCAGCAAGATCGTCGAGGGCCGGGTGAACTCCTACTTCAAGGACGTCGTGCTGCTGGAGCAGCCGTCGGTCACCGATCCGAAGTCCTCGGTCGGCAAGCAGCTCGAAGCCGCCGGCGTGACCGTGACCCGGTTCGTCCGGTTCGAGGCCGGGGCCTGA
- a CDS encoding phosphotransferase family protein — translation MTTIGSQGWARRLDAEGLRLRRSWPRSADRLLLELRDHDGRHIAGQWFADPHRAAAVAAATPGGRCDGGVVLQPSGADRRLPRLRSLLAASGNSLISHRPERRAVLRTDTGHLKVVRRSAHDATVRRARLAATLGLGAPAVLSADADTGSVATETLPGTPLTAMLAGAGAADACAAVGRRLAQLHRIAPGEIADADLGRHGPDEEIAVLRRWTELAAAYRLQPRPTELPTPPCPAALRLIHRDFHDGQVIMNGVVPGVLDFDLLALGDPALDLANFLAHLELRAHQGLLADLPAATAATLQGYRPDASVRSALPGYLATARLRLRAVYAFRDPELVS, via the coding sequence ATGACGACCATCGGCTCCCAGGGCTGGGCCCGTCGACTGGATGCCGAAGGACTGCGGCTGCGGCGGAGTTGGCCGCGGTCAGCCGACCGGTTGCTGCTGGAACTGCGGGACCACGACGGCCGCCACATCGCCGGCCAATGGTTTGCCGACCCCCATCGGGCGGCGGCGGTGGCCGCGGCGACCCCGGGTGGACGATGTGACGGTGGCGTGGTGCTGCAGCCGTCGGGCGCCGATCGGCGGTTGCCACGGCTGCGGTCCCTGCTCGCCGCGTCCGGGAACAGCCTGATCAGTCATCGCCCGGAGCGTCGAGCCGTGCTCCGCACCGACACCGGGCACCTGAAGGTCGTCCGCCGGTCGGCCCATGACGCGACTGTCCGCCGGGCCCGGCTCGCCGCGACTCTCGGACTCGGCGCGCCGGCGGTGCTGTCCGCCGACGCCGACACCGGTTCGGTCGCGACGGAGACGCTGCCCGGGACGCCGCTGACCGCGATGCTCGCCGGCGCCGGTGCGGCCGACGCCTGCGCCGCGGTCGGACGCCGGCTGGCCCAGCTGCACCGGATCGCACCCGGCGAGATCGCCGACGCCGACCTGGGCCGGCACGGTCCGGACGAGGAGATCGCCGTCCTGCGGCGGTGGACCGAGTTGGCGGCAGCGTACCGATTGCAGCCACGGCCGACCGAGCTGCCGACGCCGCCGTGTCCGGCCGCCCTCCGGTTGATCCACCGCGACTTCCACGACGGCCAGGTGATCATGAACGGCGTCGTCCCCGGCGTGTTGGACTTCGATCTGCTGGCGCTCGGTGATCCGGCGCTCGACCTGGCCAACTTCCTGGCGCACCTGGAGTTGCGTGCCCACCAGGGGCTGCTGGCCGACCTGCCGGCCGCGACGGCAGCGACGCTGCAGGGCTACCGGCCGGACGCCTCGGTCCGGTCGGCGCTGCCGGGCTATCTGGCGACGGCACGACTGCGGTTACGGGCGGTCTACGCGTTCCGGGACCCGGAGCTGGTGAGTTGA
- the frr gene encoding ribosome recycling factor has translation MADIISDAEQKMAKAIEFAKEEFAAIRTGRAHPAMFNKLTADYYGTPTPIQQLASFQAPEARMIMITPYDRAAMPGIEKAIRDSDLGVNPTDDGNVIRVTLPELTEERRKEYIKLARTKAEEGRVSVRSIRRTAKDGIDKLVKDSEVGEDEANRAEKQLDSVTKKNTDVIDDLLKNKESELLEV, from the coding sequence ATCGCCGACATCATCTCTGACGCTGAACAGAAGATGGCCAAGGCCATCGAATTTGCCAAGGAGGAGTTCGCCGCGATCCGGACCGGCCGGGCCCACCCGGCGATGTTCAACAAGCTCACCGCCGACTACTACGGCACCCCGACCCCGATCCAGCAGCTGGCCAGCTTCCAGGCGCCGGAAGCGCGGATGATCATGATCACCCCGTACGACCGGGCCGCGATGCCGGGCATCGAGAAGGCGATCCGCGACTCCGACCTCGGCGTCAACCCGACCGACGACGGCAACGTCATCCGGGTCACGCTGCCGGAGCTCACCGAGGAGCGTCGCAAGGAGTACATCAAGCTGGCGCGCACCAAGGCCGAGGAGGGCCGGGTGTCGGTCCGCAGTATCCGGCGGACGGCCAAGGACGGCATCGACAAGCTGGTCAAGGATTCCGAGGTGGGCGAGGACGAGGCGAACCGGGCGGAGAAGCAGCTGGACTCGGTCACCAAGAAGAACACCGACGTGATCGACGACCTGCTGAAGAACAAGGAATCAGAACTCCTCGAGGTCTGA
- a CDS encoding peptidoglycan DD-metalloendopeptidase family protein, which produces MSRIDTGPAALPTTVRPQPTVRPALRRPAGSAAMVLLGLLALLLGSIPAQASPRQPTPRLPTATAWPLPGGPPVVRGFDPPAEKWGRGHRGVDLAGQPGGPVAAAAAGTVSYAGMLAGRGVLVVDHGAVRTTYEPVSPTVDVGATVVAGQQIGTLDAGHCGAGRACLHWGLRRGDSYLDPLLLAPDRTVADTTDQATGDFRLVAADERAAAVRRAAARRAARLAAEALGVPSTGGGGGGLGPAGSHGFSHPVAAAITSPFGMRFHPVLHVNKLHDGTDFGAACGTPIRAPAAGTVSARYFNAGYGNRLMLDHGVVDGHRVVSGFNHATSYAVGVGDRVAKGQLVGSVGSTGFSTGCHLHLMVWLDGKVVDPLSWY; this is translated from the coding sequence ATGAGTCGCATCGACACCGGCCCCGCAGCGCTACCGACGACCGTCCGGCCACAGCCGACGGTGCGGCCGGCGCTGCGCAGGCCGGCCGGGTCAGCGGCAATGGTGCTGCTCGGGCTGCTGGCCCTGCTGCTCGGCAGCATCCCGGCGCAGGCGTCGCCGCGTCAACCGACTCCTCGGCTTCCGACCGCGACGGCGTGGCCGTTGCCGGGTGGTCCGCCGGTGGTCCGCGGCTTCGACCCGCCGGCCGAGAAGTGGGGTCGGGGACATCGCGGGGTGGACCTGGCCGGGCAACCGGGTGGTCCGGTGGCGGCCGCCGCGGCCGGCACCGTCAGCTATGCCGGGATGCTCGCCGGCCGCGGCGTGCTGGTCGTCGACCACGGCGCCGTCCGGACCACCTACGAGCCGGTGTCGCCGACCGTCGATGTCGGAGCGACCGTGGTCGCGGGTCAACAGATCGGCACCCTGGACGCCGGTCACTGCGGCGCCGGCCGGGCCTGCCTGCACTGGGGCCTGCGCCGCGGAGACAGCTATCTCGACCCGTTGCTGTTGGCACCGGACCGCACCGTCGCCGACACCACCGACCAGGCAACGGGTGACTTCCGGTTGGTCGCCGCCGACGAGCGCGCCGCGGCCGTCCGGCGGGCGGCTGCCCGCCGGGCTGCCCGGCTGGCCGCCGAGGCGCTCGGCGTGCCGTCGACCGGTGGTGGCGGCGGTGGCCTCGGTCCGGCCGGCTCGCACGGGTTCAGCCATCCGGTCGCGGCCGCGATCACGTCGCCGTTCGGGATGCGCTTCCATCCCGTGCTGCATGTGAACAAGCTGCACGACGGCACCGACTTCGGCGCAGCCTGCGGGACGCCGATCCGGGCGCCCGCGGCGGGGACGGTCAGCGCGAGGTACTTCAACGCCGGCTACGGCAATCGGCTGATGCTCGATCATGGCGTGGTCGACGGGCATCGGGTCGTGTCCGGCTTCAACCACGCCACCTCGTACGCGGTCGGTGTCGGTGATCGGGTCGCGAAGGGCCAACTGGTCGGATCTGTCGGCAGCACCGGTTTCTCGACCGGCTGCCACCTGCATCTGATGGTCTGGCTGGACGGGAAGGTGGTCGATCCGCTGAGCTGGTATTGA
- a CDS encoding sensor histidine kinase has protein sequence MSERSEPPEGRRRSLSVRVRILTAVLLTTALGMMVAGGISYAIARGQAQADVYRSLDQEVEEFRTNTHKVTADPRTGQPIKDLNDVLSYAIRTTYPNDDEAVLALIDGTVTWVPSSDNPQFQESVQRDRQFVAQAASVRPGDSPGVYRASTAAHRDLAYISVPVQVSGSRQLGHYITAVDMRQTFAAVNRNYLAFAGVSLVSLLLIGAVGYLVAGQLLAPLRSLRSTARRITETDLGDRIPDDQLSSRDEVAELGRTMNAMLDRLAYAFDSQRSFLDDVGHELRTPVTIVRGHLELMDADDPADVRETRALSLDELDRMQRLVDDLLLLAKSRRPDFVRPGQVALADLLVSVLDKVTPLNDRDWGIDASSDAVVTLDQQRITQALLQLVSNALRFTEAGSVIALGARIEADQLRLWVRDEGTGIAPEEQKLIFERHQRSTAGEKHPHGVGLGLAIVSAIAEAHNGRVELQSRPGVGSTFSLIIPQRPSRMTDDQPDREDRPWPRS, from the coding sequence GTGAGTGAACGATCCGAACCACCGGAGGGCCGGCGGCGCAGCCTGTCGGTCCGGGTACGGATCCTGACCGCCGTCCTGCTCACCACCGCCCTGGGGATGATGGTGGCGGGCGGCATCTCGTACGCGATCGCCCGCGGCCAGGCCCAGGCCGACGTCTATCGGTCGCTGGATCAGGAGGTCGAGGAGTTCCGGACCAACACCCACAAGGTGACCGCCGACCCACGGACCGGGCAACCGATCAAGGACCTGAACGATGTGCTGAGCTACGCGATCAGGACCACCTACCCCAACGACGACGAGGCCGTGTTGGCGCTCATCGACGGCACGGTGACCTGGGTGCCGAGCTCGGACAATCCGCAGTTCCAGGAATCGGTGCAGCGGGATCGGCAGTTCGTCGCGCAGGCCGCTTCGGTCCGTCCCGGCGACTCACCGGGCGTCTATCGCGCCAGCACGGCAGCGCATCGCGACCTGGCCTACATCTCGGTGCCGGTTCAGGTGTCGGGCAGTCGACAGCTCGGTCATTACATCACCGCGGTCGACATGCGGCAGACCTTCGCCGCGGTGAACCGCAACTATCTCGCCTTCGCCGGGGTCTCGCTGGTGAGTCTGTTGCTGATCGGCGCCGTCGGGTATCTCGTCGCAGGCCAGCTGCTCGCGCCGTTGCGCAGTCTCCGGTCGACGGCCCGGCGGATCACCGAGACCGATCTGGGCGATCGCATCCCCGACGACCAGCTGTCCAGCCGGGACGAGGTCGCCGAACTCGGCCGGACGATGAACGCGATGTTGGACCGGCTCGCCTACGCCTTCGACAGCCAGCGCAGCTTCCTCGACGACGTCGGACACGAGCTGCGGACACCGGTGACGATCGTCCGCGGACATCTGGAACTGATGGACGCCGACGATCCGGCCGACGTCCGGGAGACCCGTGCGCTGTCCCTGGACGAACTGGATCGGATGCAGCGGCTGGTCGACGATCTGTTGCTGCTGGCCAAGTCCAGACGCCCGGACTTCGTCCGTCCGGGCCAGGTGGCGCTGGCCGACCTGCTCGTCTCGGTGCTGGACAAGGTGACGCCGCTGAACGACCGGGACTGGGGCATCGACGCCAGTTCCGACGCTGTCGTCACGCTGGACCAGCAACGCATCACCCAGGCACTGCTGCAACTGGTGTCCAACGCGCTGCGGTTCACCGAAGCAGGCTCGGTGATCGCGCTCGGCGCCCGGATCGAAGCCGACCAGCTCCGGTTGTGGGTCCGCGACGAAGGTACCGGGATCGCACCCGAAGAACAGAAGTTGATCTTCGAACGGCATCAGCGGTCGACCGCGGGGGAGAAGCACCCGCACGGTGTCGGGCTCGGACTGGCCATCGTCTCGGCGATCGCCGAGGCACACAACGGGCGGGTGGAACTGCAGAGCCGGCCGGGTGTCGGATCGACGTTCAGTTTGATCATCCCGCAGCGGCCGAGCAGGATGACTGACGATCAACCGGACCGGGAGGACCGACCATGGCCACGATCTTGA